A part of Bacillus thuringiensis genomic DNA contains:
- a CDS encoding DUF4822 domain-containing protein, with protein sequence MNKTILKTCIISAVLGGSLLSETIGEVKAEAVTLNTNHTGVFKDVPKGHWAYEAIQQLTGEKIIFGYDDGRFGFGDNVTREQVAALMYRYFNMEENKNYQNPYGDVSEESTSYIKEILSLTEMGVFKGDEHGNFRPKASLTRAEMAQVLTNAFHLKAKSDHTFNDVSTSSWARNAISAVQTNNIAKGVGGGKFAPSMEVTREQYAQFLYNAIQETEQTQQTKGQLLASILGETNWQGTKVYDKDHNDVTKENQNFIGLAKYDAKTASYEFFNANTGESRNDSGTFFITNDGKKRVLISETQNYQAVVELTQLDKEKFTYKRMGKDAKGNDAEVFVEHVPYHEKELSFTRPDKNLESSTGKIVTEVDGDGILSSTLWNGTVVLDEQGNNVTKYNSNLISLAKYDKNTNKYEFFNVNTGESRGDYGLFDVVHGNKIRAHVSLGNNKYGAVLELTELNKEKFTYTRMGKNANGKDIKIFVEHEPYTGDLKPNFTK encoded by the coding sequence ATGAATAAAACAATCTTAAAAACATGTATCATATCAGCAGTTTTAGGTGGAAGTCTATTAAGTGAAACGATTGGTGAGGTGAAAGCAGAAGCAGTTACACTAAACACGAATCATACTGGTGTATTCAAAGATGTTCCAAAGGGGCACTGGGCATATGAGGCGATTCAGCAATTAACAGGTGAGAAAATCATTTTTGGATATGATGATGGAAGATTTGGTTTTGGAGATAACGTAACACGTGAACAAGTTGCAGCTTTAATGTATCGTTATTTTAATATGGAAGAAAACAAAAATTATCAGAACCCATATGGGGACGTAAGTGAAGAGTCGACAAGCTATATAAAGGAAATCTTGTCTTTAACAGAAATGGGTGTCTTTAAGGGTGATGAGCATGGGAACTTTAGACCGAAGGCATCCTTAACACGTGCAGAAATGGCACAGGTTCTTACAAATGCTTTTCATTTAAAGGCAAAGAGTGATCACACTTTTAATGACGTTTCAACGAGCTCATGGGCAAGAAATGCAATTAGTGCTGTTCAAACAAATAATATTGCAAAAGGAGTAGGCGGAGGGAAATTTGCTCCAAGTATGGAGGTGACGCGTGAACAGTACGCACAATTTTTATATAATGCAATACAAGAAACTGAGCAAACACAACAAACGAAAGGGCAACTACTGGCTAGTATACTTGGTGAAACAAATTGGCAAGGGACAAAAGTCTATGACAAAGATCATAATGATGTAACGAAAGAAAATCAAAATTTCATCGGGCTTGCAAAGTATGATGCTAAAACGGCAAGCTATGAATTTTTTAATGCAAATACAGGAGAGAGTCGTAATGATAGCGGTACCTTTTTTATAACCAACGATGGAAAGAAAAGAGTGCTAATTTCTGAAACGCAAAATTATCAAGCAGTTGTTGAATTAACGCAATTAGATAAAGAGAAATTTACATATAAAAGAATGGGGAAAGATGCAAAAGGAAACGATGCAGAAGTGTTTGTTGAACATGTTCCTTATCATGAAAAAGAGCTGTCTTTCACGCGACCTGATAAAAATTTAGAAAGTTCGACGGGGAAAATAGTTACCGAAGTTGATGGAGATGGAATTTTATCTAGTACACTATGGAACGGAACGGTGGTATTAGATGAACAGGGTAATAATGTAACAAAATACAACTCAAACTTAATCAGTCTAGCAAAATATGATAAAAATACAAATAAATATGAGTTTTTCAATGTGAATACAGGAGAAAGTCGTGGAGACTATGGTCTCTTTGATGTTGTACATGGTAATAAAATAAGGGCCCACGTTTCGTTAGGAAATAATAAATATGGTGCGGTTCTTGAACTTACAGAGTTAAATAAAGAGAAATTTACGTATACAAGAATGGGGAAAAATGCGAATGGAAAAGATATCAAAATCTTCGTTGAGCATGAACCGTATACAGGTGACTTAAAACCAAATTTCACAAAGTAA
- the putP gene encoding sodium/proline symporter PutP: protein MKIEIMVSLAIYMAGMLYIGYWSYKKTSDLSDYMLGGRGLGPAVTALSAGASDMSGWMLMGLPGAMYATGLSSVWIAIGLLIGAYANYLILAPRLRTYTEVANDSITIPDFLENRFKDRTKILRFVSAIVILVFFTFYASAGLVSGGRLFENSFNLDYKIGLFVTVGVVVAYTLFGGFLAVSWTDFVQGCIMFIALVLVPIVAFTDVGGVTETFNTIKQVDASHLDMFKGTTILGIISFLAWGLGYFGQPHIIVRFMAITSIKDLKTSRRIGIGWMTVSIIGAMLTGLVGIAYYAKNNATLQDPEMVFVTFSNILFHPYITGFLLSAILASIMSSISSQLLVISSAVTEDFYKTFFRRNASDKELVFIGRLSVLVVAMIAVVLAYHPSDTILTLVGYAWAGFGSAFGPAILLSLYWKRTNKWGVLAGMIVGAVVVITWVQIPSLKATMYEMVPGFFCSLLAVIVISLLTKEPVKAIHREFNEMEAVLKEETK, encoded by the coding sequence GTGAAGATTGAGATTATGGTTTCGCTTGCTATTTATATGGCAGGTATGTTGTATATCGGTTATTGGTCTTATAAGAAGACATCCGATTTATCAGATTATATGTTAGGCGGAAGAGGACTTGGTCCGGCAGTTACAGCTTTATCAGCTGGTGCTTCTGACATGAGTGGTTGGATGCTAATGGGATTACCTGGTGCGATGTATGCAACAGGATTATCAAGTGTATGGATTGCGATAGGTTTATTAATAGGTGCTTATGCAAACTATTTAATTCTTGCCCCGCGTTTGCGAACGTACACAGAAGTGGCAAATGATTCAATTACGATTCCAGATTTTTTAGAAAATCGGTTTAAAGATCGTACGAAAATACTTCGTTTTGTCTCCGCTATCGTCATTTTAGTATTTTTCACATTTTATGCGTCGGCTGGTTTAGTTTCAGGTGGACGTTTGTTTGAAAATTCTTTCAACCTTGATTATAAAATTGGCTTATTTGTAACTGTGGGTGTCGTTGTTGCTTATACACTATTCGGTGGCTTTTTAGCAGTAAGTTGGACTGACTTTGTGCAAGGTTGTATTATGTTTATTGCTCTTGTATTAGTGCCAATTGTTGCTTTTACAGACGTGGGCGGTGTAACAGAAACATTCAATACAATTAAGCAAGTTGATGCATCGCATCTAGACATGTTTAAAGGAACTACAATTCTTGGGATTATTTCATTTTTAGCATGGGGTCTCGGGTATTTTGGTCAACCGCATATTATTGTCCGCTTTATGGCAATTACCTCTATTAAAGATTTAAAAACTTCTCGTAGAATCGGTATTGGTTGGATGACGGTTTCAATTATAGGTGCAATGCTTACTGGTCTAGTTGGTATTGCTTATTACGCTAAAAATAATGCGACATTACAAGACCCAGAAATGGTCTTTGTAACATTCTCAAACATTCTATTCCATCCGTACATTACTGGGTTTTTATTGTCAGCTATTTTGGCTTCGATTATGAGTAGTATTTCCTCACAATTACTTGTTATTTCAAGTGCAGTAACGGAAGATTTCTATAAAACATTTTTCCGTCGTAACGCAAGTGATAAAGAACTTGTATTTATCGGTAGGCTGTCAGTATTAGTAGTAGCTATGATTGCAGTTGTTTTAGCGTATCATCCAAGTGATACGATTTTAACACTTGTCGGTTATGCTTGGGCAGGGTTTGGTTCAGCATTCGGACCTGCCATTTTATTAAGCTTATATTGGAAGAGAACGAACAAATGGGGCGTTCTTGCTGGTATGATTGTCGGTGCAGTAGTTGTTATTACTTGGGTACAAATTCCAAGCTTAAAAGCGACTATGTATGAAATGGTACCTGGATTTTTCTGTAGTTTATTAGCTGTTATTGTTATAAGTTTATTAACGAAAGAACCAGTTAAAGCAATTCATCGTGAATTTAATGAGATGGAAGCAGTACTGAAAGAGGAAACGAAATAA
- a CDS encoding YitT family protein: MNFLVKDGKEMVRFLGVIIGSIIIAIAFNLFLIPHKILSSGIGGIAIILGIVTPVNTGIINFVLNLPILILGYIGLGKKVIFNTVISVIVLSVALYYVPVKVVATDPLLSSIFGGVIAGAGIGLVFNCNGSTGGFDIIGMLLSRKRDIKLGGFLIILNAVVVIIAGFFFTWDVALTSLLSIYVTGKVIDAIHTKHRKVTLMIVTNEAEKMKKQLLSTVVRGITLLDGEGAYSSEKKRVLMTVVSREELASMKLTISEIDPHAFVNITETVEVLGLFRKA; encoded by the coding sequence ATGAATTTTTTAGTGAAGGACGGGAAAGAAATGGTTAGATTTCTTGGTGTTATTATTGGTTCTATTATTATTGCGATTGCCTTTAATCTTTTCCTTATCCCCCACAAAATTTTAAGTAGTGGAATTGGCGGAATTGCTATTATTTTAGGGATTGTAACGCCTGTAAACACAGGTATTATTAACTTCGTATTAAACTTACCTATCCTTATTTTAGGATACATAGGTCTTGGAAAAAAAGTCATTTTTAACACTGTTATCTCTGTTATTGTATTATCTGTTGCATTATACTACGTCCCAGTGAAAGTCGTAGCAACAGATCCCCTTTTATCATCTATCTTTGGTGGTGTCATTGCCGGAGCTGGTATCGGTCTTGTTTTTAACTGTAATGGATCAACTGGTGGTTTCGATATTATCGGTATGTTGTTATCTCGCAAACGAGACATTAAACTCGGCGGATTCCTTATTATTTTAAATGCAGTCGTTGTAATAATTGCAGGATTCTTCTTCACTTGGGATGTTGCTCTTACAAGCTTACTTTCTATTTATGTAACTGGTAAAGTTATCGATGCTATTCATACGAAACATCGAAAGGTTACACTTATGATTGTAACAAATGAAGCAGAAAAAATGAAAAAACAACTTCTTTCAACTGTTGTACGTGGAATTACATTACTTGATGGCGAAGGTGCTTATTCCAGCGAAAAAAAACGTGTACTTATGACAGTCGTTTCTCGTGAAGAATTGGCAAGTATGAAATTAACAATTTCTGAAATTGATCCTCATGCATTCGTTAACATTACCGAAACGGTTGAAGTATTAGGATTGTTTAGAAAAGCTTAA
- a CDS encoding peptidoglycan recognition protein family protein produces MEIKCVNLTFQDELVPLEKVNKLIIHHTSEDGWDVYKTHEFHQKVRGWSGIGYNYFIEEDGTVVEGRGLHIGAHAKDNNRDTIGICMTGNFDKYDPTTAQRNALYSVCKMFMKQFAIEKGNVLGHRELEGVTKTCPGNRFSMVELRNVLS; encoded by the coding sequence ATGGAAATTAAATGTGTTAATTTAACATTTCAAGATGAATTAGTTCCTTTAGAAAAAGTGAATAAGCTGATTATCCACCATACATCCGAGGATGGATGGGATGTGTATAAAACACATGAATTTCATCAAAAAGTAAGAGGATGGAGCGGAATCGGTTACAATTATTTTATTGAAGAAGATGGAACTGTAGTTGAAGGTCGAGGTTTACATATTGGAGCACATGCGAAAGATAATAATAGGGATACAATTGGAATATGTATGACGGGTAATTTTGATAAATATGATCCGACTACTGCACAAAGGAATGCATTATATTCTGTATGTAAAATGTTTATGAAGCAGTTTGCTATAGAGAAAGGAAATGTGCTCGGCCATCGGGAGCTAGAAGGCGTTACAAAAACTTGTCCTGGAAATCGCTTTTCTATGGTAGAGTTAAGAAACGTACTATCTTAA
- a CDS encoding alpha/beta hydrolase, which yields MMKHVFQKGKDTSKPVLLLLHGTGGNELDLLPLAEIIDPEASVLSVRGNVLENGMPRFFRRLAEGIFDEEDLIYRTKELNEFLNEAAKTYEFDRNNIVAIGYSNGANIAASLLFHYENALKGAVLHHPMVPRRGTQLPNLVGKSVFIAAGTNDPICSSAESEELKVLFENAHATVTMHWENRGHQLTMGEVEKAKEWYDNTVL from the coding sequence ATGATGAAACATGTTTTTCAAAAAGGAAAAGATACGTCAAAACCAGTGTTGTTATTACTTCATGGTACAGGTGGTAACGAATTAGATTTATTACCACTTGCAGAAATAATTGATCCGGAAGCATCTGTATTAAGTGTTAGGGGAAATGTATTAGAAAATGGTATGCCACGTTTCTTCCGTAGATTAGCAGAAGGCATTTTTGATGAAGAGGATTTGATTTACCGTACGAAGGAATTAAATGAGTTTTTAAATGAGGCAGCAAAAACATATGAATTTGATAGAAATAACATTGTAGCTATCGGTTATTCAAATGGAGCGAATATTGCTGCAAGCTTATTATTCCATTACGAAAATGCATTAAAAGGCGCTGTGCTTCATCACCCAATGGTGCCTAGAAGAGGAACGCAATTGCCTAATTTAGTAGGGAAATCCGTGTTTATTGCTGCTGGGACAAATGACCCGATTTGTTCATCAGCAGAGTCAGAGGAATTGAAGGTACTATTTGAAAATGCACATGCAACTGTAACAATGCATTGGGAAAATAGAGGGCATCAATTAACAATGGGCGAAGTAGAAAAAGCAAAAGAATGGTATGACAATACAGTACTATAA
- a CDS encoding DUF2164 domain-containing protein has product MMMNIKIPNDKKEELVAQIQQFFVEEDLDEIGRFQAERLIEEMIKLVGPFAYNQAIGDARKLVTEKLSNIEEDLYVLEKNEGK; this is encoded by the coding sequence ATGATGATGAATATAAAAATACCAAATGATAAAAAAGAAGAGCTTGTAGCACAAATTCAACAGTTTTTCGTTGAAGAAGATTTAGATGAAATTGGACGTTTCCAAGCAGAGCGATTAATAGAAGAAATGATAAAATTAGTAGGACCATTTGCATACAATCAAGCAATTGGAGATGCTAGAAAGCTTGTAACAGAGAAATTATCTAATATTGAAGAAGATTTGTATGTGTTAGAGAAGAATGAAGGGAAGTAA
- a CDS encoding protein phosphatase 2C domain-containing protein, with protein MRIKTYQQKSPLKQECEDSYFCNEENKIYGVCDGATPLVPFRDEKGHNGAYIASHLFASYFASLRETHSLQVAVAKANEALQSKMLEYKVDTRKKEHLWCTCIAAVQLDGEKIEYAQLGDCMIVAILQNGTMQVLTKDTVEGISKRAKKKREEDRKKGLSVPEEHVFQDVKEQLKYNRYLANMQGGYSIANGMKEAIHYIQHGELHIDEVSGIFICSDGLFHPDWPLEQTVAYIRKNSINEYVAIIEELEGEKRIRPDDKTMMMIDL; from the coding sequence ATGAGGATAAAAACGTATCAACAGAAAAGCCCGTTGAAGCAAGAATGTGAGGATTCTTATTTTTGTAATGAAGAAAATAAGATTTATGGTGTATGTGATGGTGCAACACCGCTCGTCCCGTTTCGTGATGAAAAGGGACATAATGGAGCATACATCGCTTCGCATTTATTTGCAAGTTATTTTGCTTCATTACGCGAAACTCATAGTTTACAAGTTGCCGTTGCCAAGGCAAATGAAGCATTACAAAGCAAAATGTTAGAATATAAAGTAGATACGAGAAAAAAAGAGCATTTGTGGTGTACATGTATTGCGGCCGTTCAACTAGATGGTGAGAAAATTGAATATGCACAGTTAGGGGACTGTATGATTGTAGCAATACTTCAAAATGGAACGATGCAAGTATTAACGAAAGACACAGTCGAAGGAATTAGTAAACGAGCAAAAAAGAAGAGAGAAGAAGATCGTAAAAAAGGGTTATCTGTACCAGAAGAACATGTTTTTCAAGATGTGAAAGAACAGTTAAAATACAATCGTTATCTTGCAAATATGCAGGGGGGGTATTCCATTGCAAATGGAATGAAAGAAGCGATACATTATATACAACATGGGGAATTACATATAGATGAAGTGAGCGGGATTTTTATTTGTTCAGACGGGTTATTCCACCCAGATTGGCCACTCGAACAAACTGTTGCATATATAAGAAAGAATAGTATAAATGAATATGTAGCAATTATTGAAGAGCTAGAAGGGGAAAAGAGAATACGACCAGATGATAAAACAATGATGATGATTGATTTGTAA
- a CDS encoding VOC family protein — translation MKSYIQGIDHVQVAAPVGCEEEAREFYGEKIGMEEIPKPEELKKRGGCWFKCGNQEIHIGVEKNFNPAKKAHPAFYVLKIDEFKQELIKQGIEVIDDHARPDVIRFYVSDPFGNRIEFMENKN, via the coding sequence ATGAAAAGTTATATTCAAGGGATTGATCATGTGCAAGTAGCTGCGCCTGTAGGGTGTGAAGAAGAAGCACGAGAATTTTATGGTGAAAAAATAGGTATGGAGGAAATACCGAAGCCAGAGGAATTAAAGAAGCGTGGTGGATGCTGGTTTAAGTGTGGAAATCAAGAGATTCATATCGGAGTTGAGAAAAACTTTAATCCAGCTAAAAAGGCACATCCAGCTTTTTATGTTTTAAAAATTGATGAATTTAAACAAGAGTTAATAAAGCAAGGTATTGAAGTAATAGATGATCATGCACGACCAGATGTAATTAGATTTTACGTGTCAGATCCATTTGGAAATCGAATTGAATTTATGGAAAATAAAAACTAG
- a CDS encoding ring-cleaving dioxygenase — MEKKTMGIHHITAIVGHPQENVDFYAGVLGLRLVKQTVNFDDPGTYHLYFGNEGGKPGTIITFFPWAGARQGVIGDGQVGITSYVVPKGAMEFWENRLEKFDVSYTKMTRFGEQYLEFDDPHGLHIELVEREEGELNNWTFGEVTPEVAIKGFGGAVLLSAQPQKTAELLEHIMGLEKIGEEGEFIRFRSSADIGNIIDLRLSTIGRGQMGVGTVHHIAWRASDDADQLDWKEHVSRFGYHVTPVQDRNYFNAIYFREHGEILFEIATDPPGFAHDESLETMGEELKLPEQYEQHRKQIEQTLLPFEVKNLD; from the coding sequence ATGGAAAAGAAAACAATGGGCATACATCACATTACAGCAATCGTAGGACACCCACAAGAAAATGTAGATTTTTATGCTGGTGTGTTAGGTTTACGTTTAGTGAAACAAACAGTGAATTTTGATGATCCAGGTACGTACCATCTTTATTTTGGTAATGAAGGAGGAAAACCGGGAACAATCATTACATTTTTCCCATGGGCAGGTGCTCGTCAAGGAGTTATTGGTGATGGTCAAGTCGGGATCACTTCTTATGTTGTACCAAAAGGGGCAATGGAGTTTTGGGAAAATAGATTAGAAAAATTCGATGTTTCGTATACAAAAATGACTCGATTTGGAGAGCAGTATTTAGAATTTGATGATCCACATGGTTTGCATATAGAATTAGTAGAAAGAGAAGAGGGTGAATTAAATAATTGGACTTTTGGAGAAGTTACGCCAGAAGTAGCAATTAAAGGATTTGGCGGTGCGGTTCTTTTATCGGCACAGCCTCAAAAAACAGCTGAACTGTTAGAGCATATCATGGGTCTGGAGAAAATTGGAGAAGAGGGTGAATTTATTCGATTCCGTTCTTCTGCTGATATTGGAAATATTATCGATTTGAGGTTATCGACAATTGGTCGTGGCCAAATGGGCGTTGGTACAGTGCATCATATTGCTTGGAGAGCGAGTGACGATGCTGATCAGCTAGACTGGAAAGAGCATGTGTCCCGTTTTGGATACCACGTAACTCCTGTACAAGATCGAAATTATTTTAACGCAATTTATTTTAGAGAACACGGCGAAATTTTATTTGAAATTGCAACAGATCCTCCTGGTTTCGCTCATGATGAATCGTTAGAGACGATGGGTGAGGAATTAAAGTTACCGGAACAATATGAACAACATAGAAAACAAATTGAACAAACACTTTTACCATTTGAAGTGAAAAATTTAGATTAA
- a CDS encoding FMN-binding glutamate synthase family protein: protein MSETLLVIISILLLLMLLLIIFFIITFFIKKRTHHSILKLHPYLGRMRYLLEKIGPEFRQYWFDHDTDGKPFSRYDFQSVMFLAKYRSEILGFGSKRDFDASGYYIANTLFPKLTDELSVNVTQEREGKKYVIHKEGLFSRREKLTADTTNLWLYEEDDAIIVGENRQYPWKLHGMFGASATSYGAIGENYILASGFGAKMAGGSWINTGEGGVIPEHLHTGANIVAQIGPGLFGYRDEDGNFSIEKFMEKAKESNIKAFELKFGQGAKIRGGHLEGQKVNEKIASVRNVREGETINSPNRFPFLKNAADTLYFIQRLQENGGKPIGMKIVIGQQEPLEDLFKSMKELNIYPDFITVDGSEGGSGATYKSMADSMGMPLIPALLTCIDTANHYGIRDKFKVFASGKLITPDKVAIALAIGADAVNSARGFMMASGCIMALQCNSGQCPSGVATTNPHYQKALDPYEKKWRVMNYVVSMRYSLFSLAAAAGVKSPRHLTREHIVFKDEMGRIVPLSELFPTSK, encoded by the coding sequence ATGAGTGAAACGCTACTCGTTATTATTAGTATATTGCTCTTATTGATGTTACTATTAATCATTTTTTTTATTATTACATTTTTTATTAAAAAACGGACGCATCATTCGATATTAAAGTTACATCCATACTTAGGAAGGATGCGTTATTTACTCGAAAAGATAGGACCGGAATTTAGGCAATATTGGTTTGATCATGATACGGATGGAAAGCCCTTTTCACGTTATGATTTTCAAAGTGTAATGTTTCTAGCAAAGTATCGTTCAGAAATACTCGGTTTTGGATCGAAACGAGATTTTGATGCATCTGGATATTATATCGCTAATACATTATTTCCGAAATTAACAGATGAATTAAGTGTGAATGTAACGCAAGAACGTGAAGGGAAAAAGTATGTGATTCATAAAGAAGGGTTATTTTCACGAAGAGAAAAATTGACAGCGGATACAACGAATCTCTGGTTATACGAAGAAGACGATGCAATTATAGTCGGTGAAAACCGCCAATATCCGTGGAAACTGCATGGCATGTTTGGGGCATCTGCGACTTCTTACGGTGCGATTGGCGAAAATTATATTTTGGCGAGCGGGTTTGGTGCGAAGATGGCTGGCGGATCGTGGATTAATACTGGCGAAGGTGGCGTTATTCCAGAACATTTACATACAGGTGCGAATATCGTTGCGCAAATTGGTCCGGGTTTATTTGGGTACCGTGATGAGGATGGTAATTTTTCAATAGAGAAATTTATGGAGAAAGCAAAAGAAAGCAATATTAAAGCATTCGAATTGAAATTTGGTCAAGGTGCAAAAATACGTGGTGGTCATTTAGAGGGACAAAAAGTAAATGAGAAGATCGCTTCTGTTCGAAATGTGCGAGAAGGGGAGACAATTAATTCACCGAATCGATTTCCATTTTTAAAGAATGCAGCAGATACACTTTATTTTATTCAGCGTTTGCAAGAAAACGGCGGCAAACCAATCGGTATGAAAATTGTAATTGGACAGCAGGAGCCGTTGGAAGATTTATTCAAATCGATGAAAGAGTTAAACATCTATCCAGATTTCATTACAGTTGATGGTTCAGAAGGTGGATCAGGTGCAACGTATAAATCGATGGCAGATAGTATGGGGATGCCGCTTATTCCAGCGTTACTGACATGTATTGATACAGCGAATCATTATGGTATTCGGGACAAATTTAAAGTGTTTGCCTCGGGGAAATTAATTACACCAGATAAAGTGGCAATTGCTTTAGCTATTGGTGCAGATGCTGTAAATTCAGCGCGCGGATTTATGATGGCGAGTGGTTGTATTATGGCGCTTCAATGTAATTCGGGGCAATGTCCATCTGGAGTTGCCACGACGAATCCGCACTATCAAAAAGCGCTAGATCCGTATGAGAAGAAATGGCGAGTAATGAATTATGTTGTTAGTATGAGATATAGTTTGTTCTCACTTGCGGCCGCAGCGGGAGTAAAGAGTCCGCGTCATTTAACGAGAGAGCATATTGTGTTTAAAGATGAGATGGGGCGGATAGTTCCTCTTTCAGAATTGTTTCCTACTAGTAAATAG
- a CDS encoding BA3702 family sensor histidine kinase produces the protein MSRKKYSSTQRKRHPNISRRLRNHIQDRSLTKMYASLFEHNPDSIISLNLEGVILHINPSAEKILGYTSLELEQKNITSILETHISEQVLQNIKDTEADNQQEYILSIYHKNGFLLDVVTKLVPIFVQNRLTGVYAIMKPLEKSERIENMLRESEKRLRTLVNSMPAFVIFKDHEGRWLEANDYALSCFNFHHVPYHGKKDSELIQYNEAYREAFLHCEEIDELAWQERQILHGEEFIIHRDDFDLILSISKVPLYHPDGSRKGLIVMGRDVTELKETEKLLRKSEKLAVVGQLTAGIAHEIRNPLTSLKGFLTLLLPEINEEHKWYIDVMLSEISQMESITSQFMAMSKPQVLSIQTCNIQTLIEEVVTFILPTAIMHSVHIIMDHFDYVCDIQCDGNQLKQVFINILKNAIEAMPNGGNIFIQTKPLEDTFILIRIIDEGCGIPEDRISRLGEPFYSLKEKGTGLGLMMCYKIIAEHHGKLDISSELDKGTIVDIQLPLSSSHLAIHS, from the coding sequence ATGAGTCGTAAAAAATATTCATCAACTCAAAGAAAACGTCATCCGAACATTTCTAGACGTTTGCGAAACCATATACAAGATCGTTCATTAACAAAAATGTACGCATCTCTGTTCGAGCACAATCCTGATAGTATTATTTCATTAAATTTAGAGGGAGTTATTCTACATATAAACCCTTCTGCCGAAAAAATATTAGGTTACACTTCTTTAGAATTAGAACAGAAAAATATTACCTCTATCTTAGAAACACATATTTCCGAGCAAGTATTACAAAATATAAAGGATACTGAAGCGGATAATCAACAAGAGTACATCTTATCTATTTATCATAAAAATGGATTCTTATTAGACGTCGTGACAAAACTAGTTCCAATTTTTGTCCAAAATCGTCTAACTGGCGTATATGCCATTATGAAACCACTTGAAAAATCAGAAAGAATTGAGAATATGCTAAGAGAAAGTGAGAAGCGGTTACGTACATTAGTGAACTCCATGCCTGCGTTTGTTATATTTAAGGATCATGAAGGGCGCTGGCTTGAAGCAAATGACTACGCACTTTCTTGTTTCAATTTTCATCATGTACCTTACCACGGGAAAAAAGATAGTGAACTCATTCAATATAATGAAGCATACCGAGAAGCTTTTTTACATTGTGAAGAAATTGACGAACTAGCATGGCAAGAAAGACAAATTCTTCATGGTGAGGAATTTATTATACATAGAGATGATTTCGACCTAATCTTAAGTATATCGAAAGTTCCACTTTATCATCCTGATGGTTCTCGCAAAGGTCTTATCGTGATGGGAAGAGATGTGACTGAGCTAAAAGAAACTGAAAAGTTATTACGAAAATCTGAAAAGCTCGCGGTAGTCGGACAACTGACAGCTGGAATTGCCCATGAAATTCGAAATCCACTCACTTCTCTAAAAGGTTTTCTAACGTTGCTACTCCCTGAAATAAATGAGGAACATAAATGGTATATCGATGTTATGTTAAGTGAGATTTCACAAATGGAATCCATCACAAGTCAATTTATGGCGATGTCCAAACCACAAGTATTATCCATTCAAACGTGTAACATACAAACTTTAATCGAAGAAGTAGTTACATTTATTTTACCGACTGCCATTATGCATAGCGTTCATATCATAATGGATCATTTTGATTACGTATGTGATATTCAATGTGATGGTAACCAATTAAAACAAGTTTTTATAAACATATTAAAAAATGCGATAGAAGCAATGCCAAATGGCGGAAATATTTTCATCCAAACAAAACCATTAGAGGATACTTTCATCTTAATACGTATTATAGATGAAGGTTGCGGTATCCCAGAAGATCGTATCTCTCGTTTAGGCGAACCATTTTATAGTTTAAAAGAAAAGGGAACTGGACTAGGATTAATGATGTGTTACAAAATAATTGCAGAACATCATGGTAAGTTAGACATTTCAAGCGAGTTAGATAAAGGTACGATCGTTGATATTCAACTTCCGCTTTCTTCATCTCATCTTGCAATCCATTCTTAA